The Oncorhynchus mykiss isolate Arlee chromosome 17, USDA_OmykA_1.1, whole genome shotgun sequence genomic interval cagcaggccacaaatgtgcatgtgtctgctcaaacggtcagaaacagactccatggtatgagggcccgacgtccacaggtgggggttgtgcttacagcccaacagcgtgcaggacgtttggcatttgccagagaacaccaagattggcaaattcgccactggcgccctgtgctcttcacagatgaaagcaggttcacactgagcacatgtgacagtctggagacgccgtggagaacgttctgctgcctgcaacattctccagcatgaccggtttggcggtgggtcagtcatggtgtggggtggcatttctttggggggctgcacagccctccatgtgctcgccagaggtagcctgactgccattaggtaccgagatgagatcatcagaccccttgtgagaccatatgctggtgcggttggccctgggttcctcctaatgcaagacaatgctagacctcatgtggctggagtgtgtcagcagttcctgcaagaggaaggcattgatgctatagactggcccgcccgttccccagacctgaatccaattgagcacatctgggacatcatgtctcgctccatccaccaacgccacgttgcaccacagactgttgaggagttggcggatgctttagtccaggtctgggaggagatccctcaggagaccatccgccacctcattaggagcatgcccaggcgttgtagggaggtcctacaggcacgtggaggccacacacactactgcgcctaattttgacttgttttaaggacattacatcaaagttggatcagcctgtagtgtggttttccacttccactaattttgagtgtgactccaaatccagacctccatgggttgatacatttgatttccatttataatttttgtgtgattttgttgtcagcacattcaactatgtaaagaaaaagtatttaataagaatatttaattcattcagatctaggatgtgttattttagtgttccctttatttttttgagcagtgtacatcatCAACGACAGACATGTTTATATTCATAACATACTTAATGTTATAGTTGTCACCCAGACACACAGTACAGTTCACCACCTCTTTATTCTCTGCAGTGAACCTGGAGTATCAGCCCAGCTCAGGCACCTTGGCAGAATGGATCCAGAGACATGCAGCCACCAGAGGGAGTATGGAGAACCAGGGACATGCAGTCACCAGAGGGAGTATGGAGAACCAGAGACATGCAGTCACCAGAGGGAGTATGGAGAACCAGAGACATGCAGTCACCAGAGGGAGTATGGAGAACCAGAGACATGCAGTCACCAGAGGGAGTATGAAGAACCAGAGACATGCAGTCACCAGAGGGAGTATGGAGAACCAGAGACATGCAGTCAGTGGATGGAGTATAGAGAACCAGAGACATGCAGTCACCAGAGGGAGTATGAAGAACCAGAGACATGCAGTCACCAGAGGGAGTATGGAGAACCAGAGACATGCAGTCAGCGGATGGAGTATAGAGAACCAGATACATGCAGCCACCAGAGGGAGTATAGAGAACCAGAGACATGCAGTCAGCGGATGGAGTATAGAGAACCAGAGACATGCAGCCACCAGAGGGAGTATAGAGAACCAGAGACATGCAGGCACCAGAGGGAGTATAGAGAACCAGAGACATGTAGCCACCAGAGGGAGTATCGAGAACCAGAGACATGCAGCAGCCAGAGGGAGTATGGAGAAGCAGAGACATGCAGTCAGCGGATGGAGTATGGAGAACCAGAGACATGCAGTTACCAGAGGGAGAATGGAGAACCAGAGACATGCAGTCAGCGGATGGAGTATGGAGAACTAGAGACATGCAGTCACCAGAGGGAGAATGGAGaaccagagacatacagtcacCAGAGGGAGAATGGAGaaccagagacatacagtcacCAGAGGGAGAATGGAGAACCAGAGACATGCAGTCACCAGAGGGAGAATGGAGAACCAGAGACATGCAGTCACCAGAGGGAGAATGGAGAACCAGAGACATCCCAGAGAAGTTGGGGAGGAGTATGGTGCTTCCGCTGCTATGAGCCACATCATGAACCCATCATCCAGAGACTGGAGCAAAGGCTCATTGAGGGGTAGCAGTGGTCCCTTCTCCCCAGACACAGATGGGGACATTGATGGAGATCCTGTGGAGCTCAGTGGGGATTACCTGGAGCTCCTTCGTAAAAGGATGGAGCTGGACATCATAGAGGAACAGATTGCCAGCAAAAAAAGCTGCTCTTGCTATGGAAACGTTTGGGCCTGAATCAAAGGCCATCCGTAAACAGAAGACGAAGGACAAGGAAAtgttaacacttttttccaataaGGATGTTACTCCTAAAGCTAGGGTGAATAGCATTTTGAGAAAGCAGGCATGGACCAATGGATGTCGCTCAAAGGTATGTGCTTGTTACATCTGTATTTAAGAATAGATTTATTTCCTGATGTTTGGATGAACTGTTCTGTTCCATTACATAGACTAAGGAGAGGCAGTAGAATAACCCCCAAGTGCAGATCTAGAATCAATTACCCATAAATCTGTCCCCTTAACCATTTAAAGGTAAAAAATACTAAACTGACTTTAGATCAGTATTCAGGGTAACGTAGGCTTGATCAGCATCGTACATCTTCAAATTATTTCTTAATTCTTTATTGTGTGTCCCTTTCAGGAAATGTGTCTTACATCGCAAACTCAACAGCACAACTTCACCACATATACATAAATACATTAGGGATGTGCTTCTTTCCCTTTCAAGATGATTCGATAGGTATCTAGATACATGGGCTCTGATATGATACGGGAACGATATGTTTTAGTTTGAAATGATTCGGTTTGGTTAGAGAATTAATAGATTTGGTTTGATACACTCATTTGTTGCACTGACACGttcattttccattctaaattcaAATATGCTACTGATGAAGctcatgagctgggcctctctgagctgtgtgtgtgtaaattatatacagtgccttcggaaagtattcagaccccttgacttttcccacattttgttagtttgatttttaaaattattacattgttttttttttctcatcaatctacacaatactccataaggacaagcaaaaacaggtttttctgcattttttttaatgcaaattaataaaaaaaaataaagaaattatatttacatacagtggggcaaaaaagtatttagtcagccaccaattgtgcaagttctcccacttaaaaagatgagagaggcctgtaattttcatcatatgtacacttcaactatgacagacaaaatgagaaaacaaaatccagaaaatcacattgtaggattttttatgaatttatttgcaaattatggtggaaaataagtatttggtcaataacaaaagtttatctcaatactttgttatatactctttgttggcaatgacagaggtcaaacattttctgtaagtcttcacaaggttttcacacactgttgctggtattttggcccattcctccattcagaTCTCTAGAgcagaatgtcatatggtcagatgaaa includes:
- the LOC118940392 gene encoding repetin-like, with amino-acid sequence MRRRTHKGLREGSISAEGAHWSEPGVSAQLRHLGRMDPETCSHQREYGEPGTCSHQREYGEPETCSHQREYGEPETCSHQREYGEPETCSHQREYEEPETCSHQREYGEPETCSQWMEYREPETCSHQREYEEPETCSHQREYGEPETCSQRMEYREPDTCSHQREYREPETCSQRMEYREPETCSHQREYREPETCRHQREYREPETCSHQREYREPETCSSQREYGEAETCSQRMEYGEPETCSYQRENGEPETCSQRMEYGELETCSHQRENGEPETYSHQRENGEPETYSHQRENGEPETCSHQRENGEPETCSHQRENGEPETSQRSWGGVWCFRCYEPHHEPIIQRLEQRLIEG